One window from the genome of Malus domestica chromosome 01, GDT2T_hap1 encodes:
- the LOC103445963 gene encoding probable pectin methyltransferase QUA3, with protein MGHLNLPASKRSPRQWRLLDLISAVFFGIVIVFFLLVFTPLGDSLAASGRQALLLSTNADPKQRHRLVALVELGQHHQPIEACPANAVDHMPCEDPRRNSQLSREMNFYRERHCPLPEETPLCLIPPPNGYKIPVRWPDSLTKIWHDNMPHNKIADRKGHQGWMKLEGPHFIFPGGGTMFPDGAIQYIDKLGQYIPISDGVLRTALDMGCGVASFGGYLLSKDILAMSFAPRDSHKSQIQFALERGIPAFVAMLGTRRLPFPAFSFDLMHCSRCLIPFTAYNATYFLEVDRLLRPGGYLVISGPPVQWANQDKEWADLQAVARALCYELIAVDGNTAVWKKPAGDSCLPNQNEFGLELCDESDDASDAWYYTLKKCVSRTSSVKGEFAVGMIPKWPERLTKAPARATLMRNGIDVFEADTRRWARRVAYYKNTLNLKLGTPAVRNVMDMNAFFGGFAAALKSDAVWVMNVVPARKSSTLSVIFDRGLIGVYHDWCEPFSTYPRSYDFIHVTGIESLIKHPGSTKNRCNIVDLMVEMDRMLRPEGTVVVRDSPEVIEKIARIAHAVRWTATIHEKEAASHGREKVLVATKIFWQLPSVSN; from the exons ATGGGTCACCTGAACCTGCCCGCATCGAAGCGGAGCCCGCGGCAGTGGCGCCTCCTGGACCTTATCTCGGCGGTCTTCTTCGGCATAGTGATTGTCTTCTTCCTCTTAGTcttcactcccttgggcgactCGCTCGCCGCCTCAGGTCGCCAGGCTCTTCTCTTATCGACCAACGCCGATCCGAAGCAACGGCACCGTCTAGTGGCGTTGGTGGAGCTCGGACAGCACCACCAGCCCATTGAAGCCTGCCCAGCCAATGCCGTCGACCATATGCCCTGTGAGGACCCCCGGCGCAACAGCCAGTTGAGTCGGGAAATGAACTTTTACAGAGAGAGGCATTGCCCTCTGCCTGAGGAGACCCCGCTCTGCTTGATCCCACCTCCCAATGGCTACAAGATTCCGGTCCGGTGGCCCGACAGCTTGACCAAG ATATGGCATGACAACATGCCACACAACAAAATAGCAGACAGGAAAGGTCATCAGGGATGGATGAAACTGGAAGGCCCACACTTCATTTTCCCTGGTGGTGGCACTATGTTTCCCGATGGAGCTATACAATATATCGATAAACTTGGACAGTACATCCCTATAAGTGATGGTGTTCTGAGAACTGCTCTCGATATGGGTTGTGGG GTTGCCAGTTTTGGGGGTTATCTTCTATCCAAAGACATTTTGGCAATGTCTTTTGCCCCAAGAGATTCACACAAGTCACAGATACAATTTGCACTTGAAAGAGGAATTCCAGCATTTGTTGCCATGCTTGGCACTCGCAGACTTCCATTTCCTGCTTTCTCATTTGATTTGATGCATTGCTCTCGATGTTTGATCCCTTTTACTGCCTATA ATGCCACATATTTCCTTGAAGTGGATCGGTTACTCCGCCCAGGAGGATACCTAGTAATCTCTGGCCCTCCCGTGCAATGGGCTAATCAAGACAAGGAATGGGCAGATCTCCAAGCTGTCGCAAGAGCATTGTGTTATGAGCTGATTGCTGTGGATGGAAACACAGCTGTCTGGAAAAAGCCTGCTGGTGATTCATGCCTTCCTAACCAAAATGAATTTGGTCTTGAATTGTGTGATGAATCAGATGACGCAAGTGATGCATG GTACTACACGTTAAAGAAATGTGTGAGTAGGACGTCTTCTGTCAAGGGAGAATTTGCTGTTGGGATGATTCCAAAGTGGCCAGAGAGGCTGACAAAAGCTCCTGCAAGAGCCACACTCATGAGAAATGGCATCGACGTGTTTGAGGCTGACACACGACGATGGGCAAGAAGAGTTGCTTACTATAAGAACACCCTAAACCTGAAGCTTGGAACTCCAGCTGTACGCAATGTCATGGACATGAATGCATTTTTTGGAGGCTTTGCTGCTGCACTGAAATCTGACGCTGTGTGGGTGATGAATGTTGTTCCAGCCCGCAAGTCCTCAACGCTTTCTGTAATCTTTGACAGAGGTCTTATTGGAGTCTACCATGACTG GTGTGAGCCTTTCTCAACATACCCTCGTTCTTATGATTTCATCCATGTAACGGGCATCGAATCACTTATAAAGCATCCAGGTTCAACCAAGAACAG ATGTAACATAGTTGATTTGATGGTGGAGATGGATCGAATGTTGCGGCCCGAAGGAACCGTTGTGGTCAGAGACTCCCCTGAAGTTATTGAAAAAATAGCTCGGATAGCTCATGCCGTAAGGTGGACTGCTACCATACATGAAAAAGAAGCAGCATCGCACGGGCGAGAAAAAGTTCTCGTTGCAACGAAAATCTTTTGGCAGTTGCCTTCGGTGTCCAACTGA